CGCTGGCCCTTTTCAGCCTGCCCGCTGCGGCCGATTGCAAAGTGGTCAGCCAGGAACTGGAAAGCCCGCTGTTCGGCGACAAGCCGGACACCGATGATCACGACGAAGACGAAGCGGACAAGGACGGTCAAGAGCATCATCACGACCACAGCGAAATTCATGCGCATTACCAGCTCTCCTGCGCCACACCGGGTGCGCTGAACACGCTGAATCTGGCGAACATTTTCAAGACCTTCCCGGCGACGCAGAAGATTCAGGTACAACTGATCAGCGCAACCGGCCAGCAAGGCACGGAAGTGACGGCGAAATCGGCTGCGCTGAAATTCTGAAGCGAATGAAGAGCCTCTGTAGGAGCTGACGAGTGCAACGAGGCTGCGATCTTTTGATTGTAAAAAACCAGGATCAAAAGATCGCAGCCTCGTTGCACTCGTCAGCTCCTACAAGGCCCATGACCAACCATGAAATCGGTGCCATGACCCAAGCACTCATCGAACTTTCCGACCTGGGCTTCAACTGGCCCGGTCACCCGACGCTGCTGGACATCCCGGCGTTTCGTCTGGAAGCCGGCGAAACCCTGTTTCTCAAAGGCCCCAGCGGCAGCGGCAAGACCACGCTGCTCGGCCTGCTTGGCGGGGTGCAGAAGCCCGGTCGCGGCAGCATTCGCCTGCTCGGCCAGGAGCTGACCCAGCTTTCTGCCGGCAAGCGCGATACGTTCCGTGTCGATCACACTGGCTACATTTTCCAGCAGTTCAACCTGCTGCCGTTTCTCTCGGTGCGCGAGAACGTTGAGTTGCCGTGTCACTTCTCGAAACTGCGCGCGCAACGGGCGAAACAGCGCCACGGCAGCGTCGATCAAGCCGCCGCCACTCTGCTCGCGCACCTGGGCCTGAAGGATGAAAGCCTGCTCGGTCGCCGCGCCGATTCCTTGTCCATCGGCCAGCAGCAGCGCGTCGCCGCTGCCCGGGCGTTGATAGGCCAACCGGAACTGGTGATTGCCGACGAACCGACCTCGGCGCTGGATTACGACGCCCGCGAGAACTTCATTCGCCTGCTGTTCGCCGAATGCCGCGAGGCCGGATCGAGTCTGTTGTTCGTCAGCCACGACCAGAGCCTGGCGCCGCTGTTCGACCGTCACCTGTCCCTGGCCGAGCTTAACCGCGCCGCCACGTCTGCCGAGGTCTGAGATGTATCTGTTTCGTCTGGCCATGGCCAGTCTGGCCAACCGCCGTTTCACCGCATTGCTCACCGCTTTCGCCATCGCTCTTTCGGTGTGCCTGCTGCTGGCCGTCGAGCGCGTGCGCACCGAAGCCAAGGCCAGTTTCGCCAGCACCATCAGCGGCACCGACCTGATCGTCGGTGCCCGCTCCGGCTCGGTCAATCTGCTGTTGTATTCGGTGTTCCGCATCGGCAACGCCACCAACAACATTCGCTGGGACAGCTTCGAACACTTCGCCAGCAACCCGAAAGTGAAATGGGCGATCCCGATGTCCCTCGGCGATTCCCATCGCGGCTATCGCGTGATGGGCACCACCGAAGCCTACTTCCAGCACTACCAGTACGGGCGCCAACAACACCTGGCGCTGGCCGACGGTCGCGCGTTTGCGACAGATCCTTTCGAAGTGGTGCTGGGTGCCGAGGTCGCGGATGCGCTGCATTACAAGCTCGGTGACAAACTGGTGCTGGCCCACGGCGTGGCGGCGATCAGTCTGGTCAAGCACGACGACAAACCCTTCACCGTGGTCGGCATTCTCCAGCGCACCGGCACGCCGGTCGATCGCACGCTGCACATCAGCCTCGGCGGCATGGAGGCGATTCACATCGACTGGCACAACGGTGTGCCGGCGCGCGGCAACGGCAGGATCAGCGCTGATCAGGCGCGCAACATGGACCTGACGCCGCAAGCGATCACCGCGTTCATGCTCGGTCTCAACAGCAAGATCTCCACCTTTGCGTTGCAACGCGAGATCAACGAATACCGCGGCGAGCCGATGCTGGCGATCCTGCCGGGCGTGGCCTTGCAGGAATTGTGGAGCCTGATGAGCACCGCCGAAAAAGCGCTGTTCGTGGTCTCGCTGTTCGTTGTGCTGACCGGGTTGATCGGCATGCTCACGGCGATTCTCACCAGCCTCAACGAGCGCCGCCGCGAGATGGCGATTCTGCGTTCGGTGGGCGCGCGGCCGTGGCACATCGCAAGTCTGCTGGTGCTGGAAGCTTTCGCCCTGGCGCTGACCGGGGTGATTGCCGGGCTGGCGTTGCTGTACGTCGGCATCGCCGCTGCGCAAGGTTACGTGCAGGCCAACTATGGTTTGTTCCTGCCGCTGGCGTGGCCAAGCGAGTATGAATGGACGCTGCTCGGTGGCATTCTGGCGGCCGCGCTGCTGATGGGCAGCGTGCCGGCCTGGCGCGCGTATCGCCAATCCCTGGCCGATGGCCTGTCGATTCGTTTATGAGGATGTTCACCATGCCCCGCGCCCTCCTTGCGCTGCTGATGCTGGTTGCCCTGCCCGTGTGGGCCGCGGCGCCGAAAGACCTGACCTGGTCGGAAATGATCCCGCCGGACGCCGCGCCGGAAGTGCCGAACATGACCCCACTGCACGACCTGTCGAAGATGGGCGACGCACTCTCCGCCGAATCCGCGCCGGCGGCCAAGCAGGACATGCCGAACGCGCCGGTAGTGAAGAGCCTCGACGGGCAGAACATTCGCCTGCCGGGTTACATCGTGCCCCTGGAAGTCAGCGAAGAGGG
This genomic interval from Pseudomonas koreensis contains the following:
- a CDS encoding DUF2796 domain-containing protein; the encoded protein is MRRLLLVLPFALLPLAAAHAVDEHDHDHEHGSLGAHEHGVGRLNAALDGQTLELELESPAVNLVGFEHAATSDADKAKVAAARAQLEKPLALFSLPAAADCKVVSQELESPLFGDKPDTDDHDEDEADKDGQEHHHDHSEIHAHYQLSCATPGALNTLNLANIFKTFPATQKIQVQLISATGQQGTEVTAKSAALKF
- a CDS encoding ABC transporter ATP-binding protein yields the protein MTQALIELSDLGFNWPGHPTLLDIPAFRLEAGETLFLKGPSGSGKTTLLGLLGGVQKPGRGSIRLLGQELTQLSAGKRDTFRVDHTGYIFQQFNLLPFLSVRENVELPCHFSKLRAQRAKQRHGSVDQAAATLLAHLGLKDESLLGRRADSLSIGQQQRVAAARALIGQPELVIADEPTSALDYDARENFIRLLFAECREAGSSLLFVSHDQSLAPLFDRHLSLAELNRAATSAEV
- a CDS encoding ABC transporter permease, yielding MYLFRLAMASLANRRFTALLTAFAIALSVCLLLAVERVRTEAKASFASTISGTDLIVGARSGSVNLLLYSVFRIGNATNNIRWDSFEHFASNPKVKWAIPMSLGDSHRGYRVMGTTEAYFQHYQYGRQQHLALADGRAFATDPFEVVLGAEVADALHYKLGDKLVLAHGVAAISLVKHDDKPFTVVGILQRTGTPVDRTLHISLGGMEAIHIDWHNGVPARGNGRISADQARNMDLTPQAITAFMLGLNSKISTFALQREINEYRGEPMLAILPGVALQELWSLMSTAEKALFVVSLFVVLTGLIGMLTAILTSLNERRREMAILRSVGARPWHIASLLVLEAFALALTGVIAGLALLYVGIAAAQGYVQANYGLFLPLAWPSEYEWTLLGGILAAALLMGSVPAWRAYRQSLADGLSIRL
- a CDS encoding DUF3299 domain-containing protein — its product is MPRALLALLMLVALPVWAAAPKDLTWSEMIPPDAAPEVPNMTPLHDLSKMGDALSAESAPAAKQDMPNAPVVKSLDGQNIRLPGYIVPLEVSEEGRTTDFLLVPYFGACIHVPPPPSNQIVHVKSELGVKLDELYQPYWVEGPLQVKASSSELADAGYQMEAEKIYAYELPE